One Seriola aureovittata isolate HTS-2021-v1 ecotype China chromosome 3, ASM2101889v1, whole genome shotgun sequence genomic window, taaaaacatattttttcagtttgggGGGTCATATGAAGGCGGTATGGGGCCTTTTACCTGTCCATGTGTGAAACACTTTCAACAGCCTTGTTGTTGCAAAGTGTCTTGTTGTCATAGCAACCACTGACCGAAACATCCAGAGATTATGTAACTAACgtatgtattcatttaaatactgttttaaatatttctaaacAAATGCATATTAGTCATCACAAGGGGTTAAAAGGCTTTTGATAAAAGCTTTTAAAGACAAACTAATACTTTGGGGAATTGAGTTCTGATGTTTACAAATCAGCAAAAACAATCCCAAACCAGTCTAGCATTTACAAGATGTAAATTCAAACCGTAAATTTTTGAAAACGTTTAATAAAAACGATACAATTGATATTTctatgaagaaaaatgttttcgtctgaggttttttttttttttttttaacatattttactgCGACGCCATGACTTCTAATGTAATCTGAGTCCCGAACAACTGAGAGTGAGAGTTTTTGGGGGAACAGTGCAGGAACAAGATGGCTGGCTTGGGACGAGAAAAGTATCTTTCTTCTTCCACTTAACACTTAACTTTTTGACGCGGTCGTTAATTCCATGTAAATACTATAACGTTTAACAACTTTAACCGCTTTAAAGGCATCGTATAACAGCAACGGAAATCGTTTATCGAGACGCATTACAAGCTTGATGTTATCTTAAGGAATGTTTTTTGACGGTTTGGTGAGGGTGAAACTAACTACTAACGTTGGTTTTAAAGACCAGGATAGCGTTAATTAAATATATCTATTGTGACTTTTACATACCGTATAACGTTTTATGTATGTAGGTTGTTTAGTTAGTTACTTGGCTAACTTTTCTaatctgtctgtttttggtTTATAGGCGTTTAACGGTTGAGTGTCTCCAAAGCGAAAATGCTTGAAAGGCTTCAGTCGTTATAAACAGTTACCACAGATTTTTGGAAAACATTGAACTTTCCAGATGCCCCACACCAGATAAAAATAATACCTAACTGGACCATGAGTTCATCCCGAGTAAGACCTCAGCAGCTACCGCAGAGCCAGACTGGCAGGTTGCCGCATAGACTCGACTCCAGCGAGGGGATAGAGATGGAGAACATCCAGCATCAAGACCTGGGTCTCGGAGGAGTCATAGGCACTCCGTCCCCTCCATCGAGACAAGCATGGAGCAGAGATAACCCGGGTTTTGAGCCAGAGGATGAGATTATGGAAGCCGACTGGCCCCCAGCGAGTCCAGGAAGGAGGTCGGTGTCCAcggcctccagcagcagctgcagcagcggtCTGGGCAGCTACAACGGCGGGGGCAGCGGCACCCACATCCCCCGAGGAGGACTGTACCCGACCCCTACTGTGGATGCCCAGCAGCAGGAAAGGCATGAGCACCCCAGCTGTATGAAGCAGATACTCCACAAAATCAGAAGTTAGTCAATCTCTTtatgtttaataaatgtaattttattgtcACGTTGAAgtcttacatttaaaagttgaTTAATTCTCTACAGATCCGTAACAGTCGTGATCATgtctaaataaaatgaaatttaggTTTGCCAGGCTGTAAAGTTGATCACCTGCACAGTGAGCCACCTTGTTTGTATTTACTTATGTgactcattaaaaataatattttttgaatatACTTTTAAGTTGCTTAAGTAAGATCAGAATAAGCTAAGGTCTCTGATACTTCTAATATTGACATATTTGGGAATCTCCAGTGTTTCCATTGCACTCCTTTCAAGCTCCATAATCCACAATATAAAGCTGaacatattttactgttttatttagtATAAGTTTTTGTGTAATTAACTTTCCCAATACACTGTACATATGCTGATGTCCCCTTGAATTGTTGTTTCCTTTGCAGTTCTGTGGGGCACAGAGTTGATGGAGGACAGTGACAGCAGTCGAGAAAGATATCTCAGGAACATACTGCGGGAGATGCTCACATATATCGCATTCCTCATCACTATTTGTATCTGTAAGTAAATAGTCAGCAGCAGGATGACACAAGATTTGTGCATAAAGTTTGAAAatcattcatttgtatttaagtAGCTGTCAGCTTCACCGTTGTGGAATCAGGTTTCTGCCAATTCTTTTCTTCCATCTAAACTGAAGTGAATGTTCAGGTCATTTGCAACAGTAATTCACATGGAAGATAAGTGCTAGTATATGTGCTACAAGACCCTGCTACTGCCCACCACACCTTCGTGTTAATGACAACTGTCTCCTATCTGAACATGTTATCTCCACTGCACCAAGCACCAAACATCAGCTGTCTTCCAATTCCATactacattttaatttaaagcatGTTTTGGATATGCTATAAGTATGATTTTTGAGTCTAATATTGATGTGCTAATGTGCTTCACAgtgcaaaacacaaatataatacAAGGGCCACTCAAAGCTGGAAACATGCTGTAGACTTCTTCTTCCTTCAGACAGTACTACAAATCCAGATGATGCTccatcttatttatttataaacatATGGGACGTCCCTTACTCTTAATTTTCCATCAAAACATGTGGCCAAATCATTCTCTGTTAGGATCTGTGGTAATAACAAGCTTTAGATAGAGAAGATGTCCACAATGGGTACATCATTACATTTCCATAAAGAAATTGCGTGTGCCCAGGAAATCAGTcctggactgaactgaactgacaaGTGATACCGGTGACTCATAGAAAGCTCTTTAATATGTGGCACCAAATACGCCTGGGCACCTTTCCTTTTGCTGAAAAGTTATTTTCCAAACTCTCAGTGCATGCTTAATGGTTTTGGCAGCTGAACGTCTCATCTCTTATACTTGTCCGGGGGCTTAAATTCCAACAGCACAAATTTGAGGGCCGTATTTTGAATTGGcaaaactcattaaaatgtttgtgaagATAAAACTAATGGTAAAGTTTCTCTACTCTCATTTCTCTTCTgcaatgaaaaatgccaaactgtGGTTTAGGGTGGATCAGGAAATGATTTCCTGGCAGACTGGATTAAGACATATTCTGCCAGGCAGAGCTTGACTATTAAAAGTAGTTTCCAGAGCTACTCCCTGATGAATACTGTATGCTACAGGGAGTACTAATGCATAGGTGAGACTACTGAAATTGAATTTAATCTCATTGGatgaaaacagaacattatTGTACACAGAAAGCTTCCACACAGTGTTAATTCTCCTGTTTTTATCTGTATGTGACTGTTGTTATTGTAGCTGGtgttaatatgaatattaaattacacattttaatggTCATGTTCTTTGCAGTGACTTATGGGATGGTGAGTGCCAATATGTACTACTATACCAAAGTCATGTCTCAGCTTTTCCTGGACACACCACTGTCTTCTGGAGACCCTTCCACTTTTAGGCACCTCTCAACAATGGAGGATTTCTGGAAGGTAAAATGAAACACTAATCTCTTTTGTTAGAATAActaaaatgtagttttatttaGCTGTAATTTTCATTTAGTGTGGTCTTGTTTGTGGCTCTGAAGGTCAAATGCACAGCTtatatttaaaggaatagtttgctGTTTTGGGAAATATTGTTATTTGTTCTCTTTCTTAACTCAGCATTAAAACTGGAAGTCTTAAGTTGACTAAATCCGACAACAGTCACTTAATAATGTGAGTGTAGGAGGTGCATTGTAGGTTGATTTTTCTTACCTTCACAGAGAACCAGACTGCTTCAGCTGTGTCCTGTTTTTGGTCTATGCCACACTAAATGTTTCAGGAAATGCAGTTCACAAAGGTTCAAATACACAGGAAGCTCCACAGCCATCAAGAAAACTGAAGATAAAACAATGCAGACAACCAGCAAGTCAAAATAGTAGAAATATTGcactgagaaaaatataaaagtttagTATCTATAGCTCCTAAACACATCCATAGCAAGATTATAGCAGGATCATTGTATTACATaagaaatcatcaaaaaatgtgatttactAGAAACTAAGATATCCACAATATCTTAGGTGGTTTTGTAAGTGCCAAACAAAGAGCTAATTTAAGTCAAAAAAAGCCAAAACCCTGACTGTCCTAAACTTATAGTTCACAGAGGGGCCTTTCCTTAATGGCATGTACTGGGAAGTATGGTACAACAACAAGAGCCTGCCAGAGAATCAGAGTCTCATCTACTACGAGAACCTCCTCCTTGGTGTGCCACGCCTTCGACAGCTCAAAGTGCGCAATGAGACCTGCTCCATTCATGAAGATCTGAGAGATGAGGTTCAGGACTGCTACAACATGTACACCCCAACCAACGAGGACACTACCTCCTTTGGCCTCAAGAATGGAACTGCGTATGTTCATGCATTTAATtcgatttaaataaaaaaaatgtataaaacttTTTAATTAGATAGTTTTAGATTTAGAAATCAGTGCAAACTGATAAATGACCAGCGCAAACAGAGCGCATTTTCTTACTTCTCAGTGAAGTTACAAAACAACTGTTGTAGTATCAGTTTCAAACGAATGTCTACATCctaatttcttcttcttggtgTCTCTCAGGTGGGTCTATACAACAGAGAGTGAGATGAATGGCAGCAGTTATTCAGGTCAGGTATCTAAATATGGAGGTGGAGGATACTACCAAGATCTGTCACGTACGAAACAAGAGTCAGCAATCCAACTACAGTTTCTCAAAGACCACCTGTGGCTGGACAGGGGCACCAGAGCGGTCTTTTTGGACTTTTCCGTCTATAATGGAAACATCAACCTCTTCTGCATTGCTAGGTTAGAATCATCAGTCATCAATTTATGTCAAAACAAGTCAAGTCAACTTTCATTGTTATTTATATAACCGAATATCACAGGTCACAAATTTGCTTTACAGTCTATACAGCATATGAAACCCTCTTTCCATAGACCTTCGATTTGGATGAGGAAAAAaccctaaaaaataaatattcaactGGGGAAAGTGGAATTACAATGTAATTACATCTGTAACTCCTGATTATTTTTAGATTTCAGATTTATTGACTTGAGAAAATTATTACATGGcatgaaatagaaaacaaacataaactaaaggtaaaaaatcattaaaaaaaagggaaaaatgaatatttcttcCTTGCTCATTATGACCAAATTCCTTATTTAGATATAGTACTCTGATTTGTTTCCACATTACGACAGTGCCAGCTTGTAACTACCATTGTATGAATACAGATTGTTAACATATTCTGATGCATGTGGCAGGTTGTTAGCAGAGTTCCCTGCTACTGGTGGCGTGGTGACCTCCTGGCAGTTCCAAACAGTGCGCCTGATGCGATATGTGTCCAGCTGGGACTactttgtgggtgtgtgtgaggtggcATTCTGCCTATTCATTCTGTACTACGTAGTGGAGGAGGTGCTAGAGATCCGCATCCACCGCCTGCATTACTTCAGGAACCTGTGGAACTGTCTGGATGTTCTCATTTTGGTGGTGGGTATCAAGGTTGTATGTGCAattattaaagtaattaaaatggtAATTTTTATGATCATTCACTGACTTTGTTGCTTGCTCTTTTTTCAGTTGAGTGTCGTTGCTATCATCATGAACATAACCAGAACAGCCATGGTTAGCAATCTTCTCAAAGGCCTGTTGGAGAATCACACTGCTCACCCCAGCTTTGAGCCGTTGGGCAACCTGCAGGTCCAGTTCAACAATGTGGCTGCTGTCATCGTCTTTTTCTCCTGGGTCAAGGTAGAAATCTTTTCCCTTCGGTATATAGTCACTCCAATACTCCCACTGTGGAAACATGAGAACCCAGTGACTGTAGACTGATACTAATAGTCATTTTTCATATCCTCTCAGCTTTTTAAGTTTATCAACATCAATAAGACCATGAGTCAGCTGTCTAGCACTATGTCGCGCTGTGCCAAGGACCTTGTGGGTTTTGCCATCAtgttcttcatcatcttcctggCGTATGCTCAGCTGGCGTACTTGGTGTTTGGAACCCAAGTCAACGATTTCAGCACTTTCCAAGCCAGCATGTaagaaaattagaatattagTAAAGccaacaaatgtaaaaatatttgtgtaaaaaaaatttacagtttttgttttcaaatgtttaaaaatcttgaaatgttttactgtttgtgtaGTTTTACCCAGTTCCGAATCATCCTGGGAGACTTTGAGTTCTCCCAGATCGAGGACGCGAACCCAGTGCTTGGACCTATCTACTTCACCACCTTtgtcttctttattttcttcattctcATGGTGAGCAGCAGAATCACCTGTTGTGTTGAAGTCttaagtttgtttgtgttgctaaaATATGCTCCTGACTAACATGTggatacattttctttttctttctatgtAGAACATGTTCCTGGCCATCATCAATGACACATACTCTGAGGTGAAGGCTGACATGTCCCAGCAGAGGTCTGAGATGGAGATGACTGACCTCATTAAGAAGGTATTGAACTACATttatcctttatttattttatcataaatCAACACTAGCTGTCAGGTCAATGAAACATTAAGGTCTCTGTGATACCCTAAGTAGCACACCTGAAAGTGCAATTTCTAATATTGCAAGTTTGTATCTACTAATtagaaaatgtcagtgtttccccAGGAAGTTTGTGGTGTGTGGTAAGATGTTTTCCCTGAACCTTGATTTATTCCATATATGGTCTCTGATACTGGGTACATCTTAGTTTACTTTGGCGGAAGTATAttacctgaaaaaaaacacGTCTATTACATATGGACCTTAAATTGATTCTGCAAACGTCTCATTGCCATAGTTGGGCTccaatttcagtttcagtctttCAAAGTGAGGGTGACTTAGAGAGTTATAGAGTAATTCAACTGTAAAACCAAGATATAAGGCCTCGCTGGAGAGAATCCCAGCCTCTAAATGGTAGTGTTGAATCTCACACTGtgacacacttttttttaaaaatgagatgCAATTTTCGTCTTGAAAACGATCCCTCGCACATCCTAATTCCTTCCTGAACCACAGCTGGAACACAGGATCTAGAAGAGTTGGCAGAAATAGGGTATTGGCTGCATTAGGCATCCCAGTGGACATCCTCACTCATTTTTTTGCTGAGAGATAGTGACGACATAAGACCACATGTCTTACAGAGTTTGGGGAATCAGATTTAAGAACATCTTAAGCACATGAGCCAAGATTATGCCAGCTAACCTGTTTAGGTAAAtacaaatgtcattttaagTATTCCTCTGACTCCCGTCTCTTAGGGTTGTAACAAAGCTTTGATGAAGTTGAGACTAAAGAAGACGATGGTAGACGACATCTCCGACAGTTTGCGTCAGGCTGGGGGCAAACTGAATTTTGATGAACTCCGTCAGGATCTTAAAGGGTGACCAAGACCTCAAAACACTCTAAAAGCTCTTAAATATTATGCTATCAGTGCAATGcttgggttgttgttgtttgatgcTACCTGTCCTGAGTGTGTTTGGGTTCTTTCTTTGCTCAGAAAGGGCCACACAGATGCAGAGATTCAGGCCATCTTTGCTAAGTATGATCACGACGGTGACCAGGAGCTGACAGAGCATGAACACCAGCAGATGAGAGATGatctggagaaagagagagtgagtgatgatgtcagcagTTTGTCCCTTTGGTTTTAGTGACTGAATAATGATCAGAAAACGCatggaaaaacacagaacatccTGTGGTAGCATACACAGCCACAGCACCTGCAGAtgctcagtgtgtttctgctgataTGCTAGGAGGACTTGGATCTGGAACGCAATTCGCTGACTAGACCCAGCAGTGGGCGGAGCTTCCCTCGGACCCAGGACGACTCGGAGGAGGACGATGACGAGGACAGCGGCCACAGCTCTCGTCGCCGTGGCAGCAGCTCGGGTGGTGTCTCCTATGAGGAGTTTCAAGTGTAGGCAGCTTAAGTTTTTGTTATAATGTAAATTACAGGAAACTGAACAACTAACTAATACCTTCCCTTTGATCTAAATTAAGTTGATGTCAATTCTTGGAGGTTGTGGAAAAATTCCCATCACATTTTTGCATAGCTCAAGGTGGTGTCctcaaattgcttgtttgtcTGACAAACTGTCCAACACGCATTAAAATGCGTTAGTCATGTCAGATTTGGAAACACTTTAATTCCTTCTATTCAGTATTTATAAgcaacattaatatttaaaaaattgtttACCGCATACTATAATGCAGGtttaaggacattttaaagcttttattaaagtacagtatatgttaACAAATATAACTTCTCCTgtgaagacatattttatattagtacaactgtgttttactattttatttatttatttttacaccagcctacatttacattatgtatatgtgttataaacaatttattaaatgtttacttacatatttttctaataataaataGTGTGTAACAAAGTGTTTTAAATAGCCATGTGAATGATTATGACTGTAGTAGAATGACACATTTGAcatgtaatatactgtaataagAGATCTGATGGCTTTCTGTTTCTCAGGCTTGTGAGACGTGTGGACCGGATGGAGCACTCTATCGGCAGCATAGTGTCCAAGATAGACGCTGTGATTGTGAAGCTGGAAACCATGGAGAGAGTTAAACTTAAAAGGAGAGATGTGGTGGGCAGGCTGCTGGACGCCATAGAGGTGAGACACAGTGGATACACAATCAGTGCGTTGACATGCACTTAAAGCagttatactttttttttttttttttttaaatggctcaCAGGGTTGAAAGAGGTTGCGCTCTCACCACGCTCATAGCACCAAAAAAGAGTTTAGTAAAGTTAgagtagctggtgaacacagtggagcatttagcgcctagaaaaacatgtatttttctcAAGAGTTGGTAGAAACCAATAACAGAAATACAActgcaaataaagaaataatcttcatatatgtttttacaaCTAGAAGAATGAAGGAAAAACTAACTGTATATTCCTAATCATACCCATAtatatgcatacacatacagttacagtcacacactgtatgtatatatgtgtacatttacacttatgtatttacatttaccgTTTGCACATGAACATATTTGCCTGTATGTAAAAAACTATTCGAAGAAAGTAAAATTAAGACAAAGAGAGTAGaagtagaaagaaaaatcacaaatttgcctcaagtGGGCTTAACTTTCTGTTCAAAATTAAATCGGACTAAAACTGAATCTCATACAATGTAGCCTCTCAGTGCACCGTTGGCCCTCtgatacacagacacacgcacagaaTCAGTATCActaatacaattaaaataaataaaccacagATCTACATGAACCTATGGCACATTGTCagatgtgtgcatgtaaacattgTGTATAAGTAaacctgtttctgtctgtcaggaTGAGCAGACGGAGAGGCTGGTGAGGGAGGAACTGGAGCTCTGTGAGTCCGATGATATGGTCTCTCAGGTCAGCCACCCACAGCCGGCCACTCCTGTGGGCCCTCGCCCTCGACCGTCCTCTTCTCTGTCCACCGACGGCCTCGATACAAGCACAAATGGGAGCGGCCACGTGTGAAGTGTTGGCTCGCTGAAGAATATTCCACTTTAGCAAGAAACTCTATTGGAAATTTCCCTTCAGCGGTACAAATAACTTCAGATGTGGGACAGTTTTTTGCAGAACAAAATAATTATGGAAACTGTTCAAATTCCTTGACATATTACAAAGCAGGTGACAAAGTCAAACTTACCTCACCTCAGATATTTTAATGCACTGAAAGTGAGTGAGACTCTCCTGAGAGACATCTAAAAgtattattttctctgtctcaaGCTATTATCTAGTATTACTTTAACAGGATgatgaaaggaaataaaaaaaaatgtgtgaaagagacTGAAGAATAATGAAGGATTTACAGTGCGTATCAAATCACAGTATTATACACAGTATTGGATGTAATACACCAGCTGCAAAAGTTCTCAGTTGCACTCAGTATACACAGAGTATGATTTTAGtattacatgaaaaatatgCTCACCTGCTTCTAATCTCTGTATCAACACATTTTAGCATTTCAACAAATACCAAAAAGGCATTTCTTTGAATGTTAattttgctgattattttttcatcattttaacacACAGTAGGTATAAGTGGGGCACACTCTGccacatttactttttcttctgtACATCAATTAAGCTTCTAATTAAACAGCTTATTATCATGTTATGATACATATTGTAACTTAAAACAAACTTCGATTTGGAGTGCATCTAGTGTTCATGGGAAACCCAtgcatttataattttttccctgtgccttttttttttttacagtcttatttcttattctcttttgttttttgttttattttaaattttatgccaaataaagtgttattaaaataaaacaaaatgttattctattttttaaaaacaaagttaatttTAGGGCCTAAGCTTCCAAGCTCAGTAATgcaacagtgttttttattttgggtatGAATTTACACCAGTGAACAATTTAAGTATTCaatcacagtttattttatgGGACTGTCATTTCCTAATAATTTTCTTgaaagtttcctggaaagaaccCTAGAAAGATCTTATACTAATTTGTGAGCAAATACACATACTGttattgcatttcattttagtATAAAATTAGCTGTTGATTTCTAtcaaagaaaagcttttttaaatccaagaaaatatttattcatcatttatgtATTATTGTAAACAATATTCTTCAACCCATGTAAGCTGAATTGTATGATTGGCTGTAAACAAttaacacatttgtgtttgtcattgaCTAAATTACTTGAGGTTACATTTGAAATTAATTGGAATCATCTGATCTGAAGTCCAATTAACATTGTGATGCTACCAAATTACATGGTTGTTGAATTTCACGACTGCACTGAAAAAGAAGACGAAGATTacatgaaatgtttatattggTATCAGAATATACAAATGTGTGTATAGAAGTTTGCTTTGGAACAATAGAAAAAGTTAACACACACTTAATATCTACCTGATATAATTCTACAATATCTACAATTACAAATAATGACGTTTAAGGGGAAATCAAGATGGATTAAATTCTGTGTGATTTGGAAATTGtgcaaaagcaaaataaatctaCACTACTTAGTGACACAAATACTGAAAAAAGGCATATTCTGATTTAAGAATAATacaacaaatgtaaataatcataaataatgaaaaatcttTGAAATTCTATAAACCTATACCCTGTTTTAGTGCTTTTCATGTCTTCAACTTTAGAAAATTCTCTACACtccaaaaaaagtgaaaaataatgtcCAATTAGTTGCTGAAAAGTGAACACAAGGTTttcatgataaaaaataatgtttacatTCAGGTATGTATTTTAACTATACTGAATATCCAAGTATATAAGTGCAAACCATAGGCACACTttaagaaatagtttgacattttcagaaattCGATAACTctctttcttgcagagagttagatgaaaagatcgGTTATCCCATATATGCGCATTAAAGCTATTCTAAACTAGATCAAGttacatttctgaaaatatGTATTTCCACAAAACGCAGAGAACTACTGAGAACTACAAATAGTAATTAGGGAAACTAACAAACTCTCTAATCaaagtttttatattaataacGGATCAAATTCAAAtacttgttgttttgttttcagtggaaaaactCTGAAACTAACTGTACCtgacctgctcagcaccaaacacaaTAACGACAAGCTGGTGAAgacagtggaacatttagcagcatttagcatttagctagcTACACGGTGGGAACCTGCTGGAAGTATTTCTTGGTGAACGACAGTCAGACACGGTGACTTCCAGTGTTGCCTGATATGACTGACACCTAGCCGTCCAATCACAGCCTCAAACCTGTACAACTGCCAtaaaagtatagtatagtaacttagtagccatttttttttctgttttggtcatttttacatttctgtttgtgtattagTTAAACaagatgtgacattttaattagtGAGCTAAGCTAATCCTAGTACATTAATGCGCAGACAGGAGAGTGTTATACCATCTAACTCTATGCAAAAAGCAAATGTTactcccaaaatgtcaaacttatCCATCAATGATATTTTTGTGAACATCTACTGACCGGCttccacaaagacaaaaaaaaaaaagaaaaaaagaagaattcagaattaaacatttaagtGAACTTCTTGATGTTGCGGAGTTTCAGGTAGGCGATGATGAGGAATATGACGGACATGACAGTCAAAGCCACGTGGTTCTCCCACAGTCCCCAGGGGGTGTACTCTATTCCCAGGTAGTCCAGGTACTGCTCTCCTGTACATCTGAAACAGGGAATGTCCCACTTACACATGGCCTATCATTGTTTAagatgtatttattgtttgtaaAGTCAACTGGAATTATACTGGTGATTGTAAAAATGTTAACTTTTAACGTGAGGCAGCTAGATTGGAAATGTCTTAATTAACTTAAGTAACACACAGC contains:
- the pkd2 gene encoding polycystin-2 isoform X2, whose amino-acid sequence is MSSSRVRPQQLPQSQTGRLPHRLDSSEGIEMENIQHQDLGLGGVIGTPSPPSRQAWSRDNPGFEPEDEIMEADWPPASPGRRSVSTASSSSCSSGLGSYNGGGSGTHIPRGGLYPTPTVDAQQQERHEHPSCMKQILHKIRILWGTELMEDSDSSRERYLRNILREMLTYIAFLITICILTYGMVSANMYYYTKVMSQLFLDTPLSSGDPSTFRHLSTMEDFWKFTEGPFLNGMYWEVWYNNKSLPENQSLIYYENLLLGVPRLRQLKVRNETCSIHEDLRDEVQDCYNMYTPTNEDTTSFGLKNGTAWVYTTESEMNGSSYSGQVSKYGGGGYYQDLSRTKQESAIQLQFLKDHLWLDRGTRAVFLDFSVYNGNINLFCIARLLAEFPATGGVVTSWQFQTVRLMRYVSSWDYFVGVCEVAFCLFILYYVVEEVLEIRIHRLHYFRNLWNCLDVLILVLSVVAIIMNITRTAMVSNLLKGLLENHTAHPSFEPLGNLQVQFNNVAAVIVFFSWVKLFKFININKTMSQLSSTMSRCAKDLVGFAIMFFIIFLAYAQLAYLVFGTQVNDFSTFQASIFTQFRIILGDFEFSQIEDANPVLGPIYFTTFVFFIFFILMNMFLAIINDTYSEVKADMSQQRSEMEMTDLIKKGCNKALMKLRLKKTMVDDISDSLRQAGGKLNFDELRQDLKGKGHTDAEIQAIFAKYDHDGDQELTEHEHQQMRDDLEKERDLDLERNSLTRPSSGRSFPRTQDDSEEDDDEDSGHSSRRRGSSSGGVSYEEFQVLVRRVDRMEHSIGSIVSKIDAVIVKLETMERVKLKRRDVVGRLLDAIEDEQTERLVREELELCESDDMVSQVSHPQPATPVGPRPRPSSSLSTDGLDTSTNGSGHV
- the pkd2 gene encoding polycystin-2 isoform X1 translates to MSSSRVRPQQLPQSQTGRLPHRLDSSEGIEMENIQHQDLGLGGVIGTPSPPSRQAWSRDNPGFEPEDEIMEADWPPASPGRRSVSTASSSSCSSGLGSYNGGGSGTHIPRGGLYPTPTVDAQQQERHEHPSCMKQILHKIRILWGTELMEDSDSSRERYLRNILREMLTYIAFLITICILTYGMVSANMYYYTKVMSQLFLDTPLSSGDPSTFRHLSTMEDFWKFTEGPFLNGMYWEVWYNNKSLPENQSLIYYENLLLGVPRLRQLKVRNETCSIHEDLRDEVQDCYNMYTPTNEDTTSFGLKNGTAWVYTTESEMNGSSYSGQVSKYGGGGYYQDLSRTKQESAIQLQFLKDHLWLDRGTRAVFLDFSVYNGNINLFCIARLLAEFPATGGVVTSWQFQTVRLMRYVSSWDYFVGVCEVAFCLFILYYVVEEVLEIRIHRLHYFRNLWNCLDVLILVLSVVAIIMNITRTAMVSNLLKGLLENHTAHPSFEPLGNLQVQFNNVAAVIVFFSWVKLFKFININKTMSQLSSTMSRCAKDLVGFAIMFFIIFLAYAQLAYLVFGTQVNDFSTFQASIFTQFRIILGDFEFSQIEDANPVLGPIYFTTFVFFIFFILMNMFLAIINDTYSEVKADMSQQRSEMEMTDLIKKGCNKALMKLRLKKTMVDDISDSLRQAGGKLNFDELRQDLKGKGHTDAEIQAIFAKYDHDGDQELTEHEHQQMRDDLEKEREDLDLERNSLTRPSSGRSFPRTQDDSEEDDDEDSGHSSRRRGSSSGGVSYEEFQVLVRRVDRMEHSIGSIVSKIDAVIVKLETMERVKLKRRDVVGRLLDAIEDEQTERLVREELELCESDDMVSQVSHPQPATPVGPRPRPSSSLSTDGLDTSTNGSGHV